A single region of the Nocardioides aquaticus genome encodes:
- a CDS encoding DMT family transporter yields MAWIVLVVSGLLEAVWATALDRSDGFSRLAPTVVFGVALVMSMAGLGWSLRELPVGTAYAVWVGIGAVTTVTFAMVTGAESVSVLKALLLVGLIGCIAGLKLVEG; encoded by the coding sequence ATGGCGTGGATCGTGCTCGTGGTGTCGGGGTTGCTGGAGGCCGTGTGGGCCACCGCGCTGGACCGGTCGGACGGGTTCAGCCGGCTCGCTCCGACGGTCGTCTTCGGGGTCGCGCTCGTGATGAGCATGGCCGGCCTGGGGTGGTCGCTGCGGGAGCTGCCCGTCGGCACGGCCTACGCGGTGTGGGTCGGGATCGGTGCGGTGACGACGGTGACCTTCGCGATGGTGACCGGCGCGGAGTCGGTGTCGGTGCTCAAGGCGCTGCTGCTGGTCGGGCTGATCGGCTGCATCGCCGGGCTCAAGCTCGTCGAGGGCTGA
- the glgA gene encoding glycogen synthase → MRIDVCSREYPPEVYGGAGVHVDELVRALRSRGDVDARVHCFGAPRQEAGTTAYADPPGLASANAAIRTLGVDLEMVAGCAGTDLVHTHTWYANMAGHLASLLHGVPHVVSAHSLEPMRPWKAEQLGGGYAVSSWVERTAYEAAAGVVAVSAAMRDDVLRSYPDVDPGKVHVVHNGIDTTSWSPVVDPDRVRELGVDPDRPSVIFVGRITRQKGLPLFLRAAAALPPEVQLVLCAGAPDTPEIMTEVESLVAGLAAERDGVVWIDQMLPRPDVVALLTAATVFACPSIYEPLGIVNLEAMACETAVVATATGGIPEVVVPGETGWLVPIEQADDGTGTPLDPERYVADLAAALVGAVSDPEVAAAYGRAGRVRAEQSFSWGAIAETTVGIYRGLVAG, encoded by the coding sequence ATGCGCATCGACGTCTGCTCCCGCGAGTACCCGCCCGAGGTCTACGGAGGGGCGGGGGTGCACGTCGACGAGCTGGTCAGGGCGCTGCGCTCCCGCGGCGACGTCGACGCGCGGGTGCACTGCTTCGGCGCGCCGCGCCAGGAGGCCGGCACGACGGCGTACGCGGACCCGCCCGGGCTGGCGTCGGCGAACGCCGCGATCCGCACCCTCGGGGTCGACCTGGAGATGGTCGCCGGCTGCGCGGGCACCGACCTGGTCCACACCCACACCTGGTACGCCAACATGGCCGGCCACCTGGCCTCCCTGCTGCACGGCGTGCCGCACGTGGTCAGCGCTCACAGCCTGGAGCCGATGCGGCCGTGGAAGGCCGAGCAGCTCGGGGGCGGGTACGCCGTCTCCAGCTGGGTCGAGCGGACGGCGTACGAGGCCGCGGCCGGCGTCGTCGCGGTCAGCGCGGCGATGCGCGACGACGTGCTGCGCAGCTACCCCGACGTCGACCCCGGCAAGGTGCACGTGGTCCACAACGGCATCGACACCACGTCCTGGTCCCCGGTGGTCGACCCCGACCGGGTGCGCGAGCTCGGCGTCGACCCGGACCGCCCGTCGGTGATCTTCGTCGGCCGGATCACCCGGCAGAAGGGGCTCCCGCTGTTCCTGCGCGCGGCCGCCGCGCTGCCGCCCGAGGTGCAGCTGGTGCTCTGCGCCGGCGCCCCGGACACCCCCGAGATCATGACCGAGGTCGAGTCGCTGGTCGCCGGGCTGGCCGCCGAGCGCGACGGCGTGGTGTGGATCGACCAGATGCTGCCGCGCCCGGACGTGGTGGCGCTGCTGACCGCCGCGACCGTCTTCGCCTGCCCCTCGATCTACGAGCCGCTGGGCATCGTCAACCTCGAGGCGATGGCCTGCGAGACCGCGGTGGTGGCCACCGCGACCGGCGGCATCCCCGAGGTCGTCGTGCCGGGGGAGACCGGGTGGCTGGTGCCGATCGAGCAGGCCGACGACGGCACCGGCACCCCGCTGGACCCCGAGCGCTACGTCGCCGACCTCGCCGCGGCGCTGGTCGGCGCGGTCTCGGACCCCGAGGTCGCGGCGGCGTACGGCCGGGCCGGGCGGGTGCGTGCCGAGCAGTCCTTCAGCTGGGGCGCGATCGCCGAGACGACGGTGGGGATCTACCGGGGCCTGGTCGCCGGCTGA
- a CDS encoding HNH endonuclease signature motif containing protein: protein MTTTTDSDLGWDTDLGCEGPWVPAPAPVRPGVRVTGALLDARGAVSAAAGVSTTALSNTDLTTAAHEITALESQVAAYKLAVLAEARDRGQQGPVGDEADPDPAAWLAKLTGDPTEVLRGGLWIARLLQTKYHHTRRALEAGTLRLSQAKVLVRAAERAPRALTAEQITAAEESLVLTATGESSPTNTKGRPMTAARLRDEARRVFANMLPAKEEADAAEGDDLAAEEDDAARECYLSLNDRGDGTFRGTFVIPTLHGRILQAALERLTAPRRHTKDSTGAPITDESAQHGTSYGEKIGAGFCELIEHLSTTGFDHGNTIGLLITATLDKIAAGTGTGTLATGETISIRSIRRLACNAGHLPVVLGGESMPVDVGRSRRRFTRHQSHALAVLHDTCGVAGCERPFAWCELHHLTEWSRGGPTDLANALPLCGHHHRRAHDPAYEMRRHRGREYVLKKIRR from the coding sequence ATGACCACCACCACCGACAGCGACCTAGGTTGGGACACCGACCTGGGGTGTGAGGGACCGTGGGTGCCGGCTCCGGCGCCGGTACGTCCCGGGGTCCGTGTCACCGGTGCCCTGCTCGACGCCCGGGGTGCGGTGTCTGCGGCAGCCGGGGTCTCGACCACGGCGTTGTCGAACACAGACCTGACCACCGCCGCCCACGAGATCACCGCCCTGGAGTCGCAGGTCGCGGCCTACAAGCTCGCCGTCCTCGCCGAGGCGCGCGACCGCGGCCAGCAAGGCCCCGTGGGCGATGAGGCAGACCCCGACCCCGCGGCGTGGTTGGCGAAGCTGACCGGCGACCCCACCGAGGTCCTGCGCGGCGGACTCTGGATCGCCCGCCTGCTCCAGACCAAGTACCACCACACCCGCCGTGCGCTGGAGGCCGGAACCCTGCGTCTCTCGCAGGCCAAGGTCCTCGTCCGTGCCGCAGAGCGCGCCCCCAGGGCCCTGACGGCCGAGCAGATCACCGCAGCCGAGGAGTCCCTCGTCCTCACCGCGACCGGCGAGTCGTCCCCCACGAACACCAAGGGCCGACCCATGACCGCGGCACGGCTGCGTGACGAGGCTCGGCGGGTCTTCGCGAACATGCTCCCGGCGAAGGAGGAAGCGGACGCCGCGGAAGGCGACGATCTGGCTGCTGAGGAGGACGACGCGGCCCGGGAGTGCTACCTCTCGCTGAACGACCGGGGTGATGGGACCTTCCGTGGGACGTTCGTGATCCCCACCCTGCACGGCAGGATCCTGCAAGCAGCCCTCGAGCGCCTCACCGCCCCCCGCCGCCACACCAAGGACTCGACCGGGGCCCCGATCACCGATGAGTCCGCCCAGCACGGCACCTCCTACGGCGAAAAGATCGGGGCCGGGTTCTGCGAGCTCATCGAACACCTTTCCACCACCGGTTTCGACCACGGCAACACCATCGGCCTGCTGATCACCGCCACCCTCGACAAGATCGCCGCCGGGACCGGGACCGGGACCCTGGCCACCGGCGAGACCATCTCCATCCGCTCGATCCGGCGCCTGGCCTGCAACGCAGGCCACCTCCCGGTGGTCCTCGGTGGCGAGTCGATGCCCGTCGACGTCGGCAGGTCGCGGCGCAGGTTCACCCGCCACCAGTCCCACGCCCTCGCGGTCCTGCACGACACCTGCGGGGTCGCGGGTTGCGAGAGACCCTTCGCGTGGTGCGAGCTGCACCACCTCACCGAATGGTCCCGCGGCGGGCCCACCGACCTGGCCAACGCCCTCCCGCTGTGCGGACACCACCACCGCAGAGCACACGACCCCGCCTACGAGATGCGCCGGCACCGAGGACGCGAGTACGTCCTGAAGAAGATCAGACGGTGA
- a CDS encoding YciI family protein, with protein sequence MAKYLLLKHYRGAPTAPNDVPMDRWTPDEVSAHLGFMDDLADRLQASGELVDAQALAPEGTWVRYDGPGRPAVTDGPFAETKDLVAGWMAIDVDTHERALEVAAELSSAPGAGGEPIHEWLELRPFLTAPPTITE encoded by the coding sequence ATGGCCAAGTACCTGCTGCTCAAGCACTACCGCGGCGCCCCCACCGCCCCCAACGACGTCCCGATGGACCGGTGGACGCCCGACGAGGTCTCGGCGCACCTCGGCTTCATGGACGACCTGGCCGACCGGCTGCAGGCGTCCGGTGAGCTGGTGGACGCCCAGGCGCTCGCGCCCGAGGGCACGTGGGTCCGCTACGACGGGCCCGGCCGCCCGGCGGTCACCGACGGGCCGTTCGCGGAGACCAAGGACCTCGTCGCCGGATGGATGGCCATCGACGTCGACACCCACGAGCGCGCGCTCGAGGTGGCCGCCGAGCTGTCGTCGGCCCCCGGCGCCGGGGGCGAGCCGATCCACGAGTGGCTCGAGCTGCGCCCGTTCCTCACCGCGCCCCCGACCATCACCGAGTGA
- a CDS encoding RNA polymerase sigma factor encodes MGTDDHRVIADEALLRSLVPRVTGILVRRGADVAAAEDAVQDALVEATRTWPTDPPQDPMGWLVTVAWRRFLDATRSETSWRRREERVADEPAPVPPAGADDTLQLYFFCAHPSLTPSSAVALTLRAVGGLTTRQVAEAYLVPEATMAQRISRPKRTIAGARLDQPGDVARVLRVLYLVFNEGHSGDVDLAAEAIRLTRQLLAAVDPAHDAHPEVAGLLALMLLHHARRGARTTADGALVPLAEQDRGRWDTTLVAEGVAVLQEALARDRFGPMQAQAAIAALHADAPSVEETDWVQVVEWYDELLRLGDTPVVRLNRAVAVGEADGPRAGLAALADVDASVPRHAAVEAHLRERDGDLGAAARLYAEAARAASSTAERDHLVRQAARLNAR; translated from the coding sequence GTGGGCACCGACGACCACCGGGTGATCGCCGACGAGGCGCTGCTACGCAGCCTCGTGCCCCGCGTCACCGGGATCCTGGTGCGCCGCGGGGCCGACGTCGCGGCGGCCGAGGACGCCGTCCAGGACGCACTGGTGGAGGCCACGCGCACCTGGCCGACCGACCCTCCGCAGGACCCCATGGGCTGGCTGGTGACGGTGGCGTGGCGCCGGTTCCTCGACGCGACGCGGTCGGAGACCTCGTGGCGCCGCCGGGAGGAGCGGGTCGCCGACGAGCCGGCACCGGTCCCGCCGGCCGGGGCGGACGACACGCTGCAGCTCTACTTCTTCTGCGCGCACCCCTCCCTGACGCCGTCGTCCGCCGTCGCCCTCACGCTGCGGGCCGTCGGCGGGCTGACCACGCGCCAGGTCGCCGAGGCCTACCTGGTGCCGGAGGCGACGATGGCCCAGCGGATCAGCCGGCCCAAGCGCACCATCGCCGGCGCCCGCCTCGACCAGCCGGGCGACGTCGCCCGCGTGCTGCGGGTGCTCTACCTCGTGTTCAACGAGGGTCACTCCGGTGACGTCGACCTGGCCGCCGAGGCGATCCGGCTGACGCGTCAGCTCCTGGCCGCGGTCGACCCCGCCCACGACGCCCACCCGGAGGTCGCCGGCCTGCTGGCGCTGATGCTGCTGCACCACGCGCGGCGCGGCGCGCGTACGACCGCCGACGGCGCCCTGGTCCCGCTCGCCGAGCAGGACCGGGGCCGCTGGGACACCACGCTGGTCGCGGAGGGCGTCGCGGTGCTGCAGGAGGCGCTGGCCCGCGACCGGTTCGGCCCGATGCAGGCCCAGGCCGCGATCGCCGCGCTGCACGCCGACGCCCCGAGCGTCGAGGAGACCGACTGGGTGCAGGTCGTCGAGTGGTACGACGAGCTGCTCCGCCTCGGCGACACCCCGGTCGTCCGGCTGAACCGCGCGGTGGCCGTCGGGGAGGCCGACGGGCCGCGGGCCGGGCTGGCGGCGCTCGCCGACGTCGACGCCTCGGTGCCCCGGCACGCCGCGGTCGAGGCGCACCTGCGCGAGCGGGACGGCGACCTCGGAGCCGCGGCCCGGCTCTACGCCGAGGCCGCGCGTGCCGCGTCGAGCACCGCCGAGCGGGACCACCTCGTGCGGCAGGCGGCGCGGCTGAACGCGCGGTGA
- a CDS encoding C40 family peptidase yields MSLVRTSSTQRPGKHRAEVTHHGRRAAATVALAAGLAAGPALTSPASAADYTVKSGDTLSSIAQSMGTSWQNLYAANRDVVSSPTMIYPGQTLQTGGGSSSGGSSAPAPSAAPSSAASGVVEAASQYAGVPYVYGGATPSGFDCSGFTSYVFAQVGKTIPRTSSAQAAAATPVSAGNLQPGDLVFYSPGGSVSHVAIYAGDGMVWEAPGTGGAVQYAPIWDVARSYGRF; encoded by the coding sequence ATGTCTCTCGTTCGCACCAGCAGCACCCAGCGCCCCGGCAAGCACCGCGCCGAGGTCACGCACCACGGCCGCCGCGCGGCGGCCACCGTCGCCCTGGCCGCCGGCCTGGCCGCCGGGCCCGCGCTCACCAGCCCGGCCAGCGCCGCCGACTACACCGTCAAGTCCGGTGACACCCTGTCCTCGATCGCGCAGAGCATGGGCACGTCGTGGCAGAACCTGTACGCCGCCAACCGCGACGTCGTGTCCAGCCCGACCATGATCTACCCGGGCCAGACCCTGCAGACCGGTGGCGGCTCGTCGTCGGGCGGCTCCTCGGCCCCGGCCCCGTCCGCCGCGCCCAGCAGCGCCGCGTCCGGCGTCGTCGAGGCGGCCAGCCAGTACGCCGGCGTGCCGTACGTCTACGGCGGCGCCACCCCGTCCGGCTTCGACTGCTCGGGCTTCACCAGCTACGTCTTCGCGCAGGTCGGCAAGACCATCCCGCGCACCTCGTCGGCCCAGGCCGCCGCGGCCACCCCGGTCTCGGCCGGCAACCTGCAGCCCGGCGACCTGGTGTTCTACTCCCCGGGCGGCTCGGTCTCGCACGTCGCGATCTACGCCGGCGACGGCATGGTCTGGGAGGCGCCGGGCACCGGCGGCGCCGTGCAGTACGCCCCGATCTGGGACGTCGCGCGCTCGTACGGCCGCTTCTGA
- the glgC gene encoding glucose-1-phosphate adenylyltransferase, with the protein MTSASKRRNVLAIVLAGGEGKRLMPLTADRAKPAVPFGGIYRLIDFALSNVVNSGYLKVVVLTQYKSHSLDRHVTTTWRMSTLLGNYVTPVPAQQRVGKRWYLGSADAIYQSLNLLNDEKPDIVVVVGADHVYRMDFAQMVDQHVESGAACTVAAIRQPIELADQFGVIEVDPEAPSRISAFREKPSDPQGLPDAPHEVLASMGNYVFDAEALREAVTRDADSDSSHDMGGDIVPWFVARNEAGVYDYQDNDVPGSTDRDRGYWRDVGTMESYYAAHMDLVAPLPVFNLYNSDWPIYTSYGPQPPAKLVAGEGGAQVTAYNSILSPGTLVTGGSVNNAVLSPGCYVDTGAEVSDSVLLPGVRVGAGAVVRNAILDKNVWVPPGARIGVDHEEDLARGFVVQDGLTVLAKDQVVPDRATTPTTEQEQA; encoded by the coding sequence ATGACTTCAGCGTCGAAGCGCCGCAACGTGCTCGCCATCGTGCTCGCCGGGGGTGAGGGCAAGCGGCTGATGCCGCTGACCGCCGACCGCGCCAAGCCGGCCGTGCCCTTCGGCGGCATCTACCGCCTGATCGACTTCGCCCTGTCCAACGTCGTGAACTCGGGCTACCTCAAGGTCGTCGTCCTCACGCAGTACAAGAGCCACAGCCTCGACCGCCACGTCACCACCACCTGGCGGATGTCGACCCTCCTCGGCAACTACGTCACCCCCGTCCCGGCGCAGCAGCGCGTCGGCAAGCGGTGGTACCTCGGCAGCGCCGACGCGATCTACCAGTCCCTGAACCTGCTCAACGACGAGAAGCCCGACATCGTCGTCGTGGTCGGCGCCGACCACGTCTACCGGATGGACTTCGCCCAGATGGTCGACCAGCACGTCGAGTCCGGCGCGGCCTGCACGGTCGCGGCGATCCGGCAGCCGATCGAGCTGGCCGACCAGTTCGGCGTGATCGAGGTCGACCCCGAGGCACCGTCGCGGATCTCGGCCTTCCGCGAGAAGCCGAGCGACCCCCAGGGCCTGCCCGACGCCCCGCACGAGGTCCTCGCCTCGATGGGCAACTACGTCTTCGACGCCGAGGCGCTGCGCGAGGCCGTCACCCGCGACGCCGACTCCGACTCCTCCCACGACATGGGCGGCGACATCGTGCCGTGGTTCGTGGCCCGCAACGAGGCCGGCGTCTACGACTACCAGGACAACGACGTGCCCGGCTCGACCGACCGCGACCGCGGCTACTGGCGCGACGTCGGGACGATGGAGTCCTACTACGCCGCTCACATGGACCTCGTCGCGCCGCTGCCGGTCTTCAACCTCTACAACTCCGACTGGCCGATCTACACCAGCTACGGCCCGCAGCCGCCGGCCAAGCTCGTCGCCGGCGAGGGCGGCGCCCAGGTCACGGCCTACAACTCGATCCTCTCCCCCGGCACCCTGGTCACCGGCGGCTCGGTGAACAACGCCGTGCTGTCACCGGGCTGCTACGTCGACACCGGCGCCGAGGTCAGCGACTCCGTGCTGCTGCCCGGCGTCCGCGTCGGGGCGGGCGCGGTCGTGCGCAACGCGATCCTCGACAAGAACGTCTGGGTGCCGCCCGGCGCCCGGATCGGCGTCGACCACGAGGAGGACCTCGCGCGCGGGTTCGTGGTGCAGGACGGCCTGACCGTGCTCG